A segment of the Coffea arabica cultivar ET-39 chromosome 8c, Coffea Arabica ET-39 HiFi, whole genome shotgun sequence genome:
ggtttcccttacacacataattagtaagggatggaaatattcattttttgaaatgtgagggatggagaaattcattttgtgtaatgtgagggatgaaaaaatcattttatgaaatgtgagggacgaaaaaatttgttttataaaatgtggaggactatagattagatcatgtaaaatataatttgacaaatttacccttaaaaaatgatcacgtgccttgcacgtgatggattccggtcaaaaaatgatcggaaacctagttagggactaaatttgaccgatgtgaatatgtaagggacataaaattacacttttaaaagtgagggacgaaaaaagtcattttacaaaatgtgagggacgttttggacgattttcccaaaagaaaaaaccaagtATTGTTTCCATATATTCCATGGTTCAGAGTTCATTGtttaatctttttcaacaaGTGATGGAAGAGAGTACAAACCCTTTTACAACCATAGTTATTGCTTTGGCCGTGGGATTAACATAACCATAGCCATGATATCCTCCCTCATCAAATTTACCTTTCACTGATGCACCATTTTCTTCTAGTTTCTTTACCAGCTCAATCTGACGGTCAATCAATGGATCACCAGCACACCCGATGACTAAAATCTTCCATCCCAGAGCCTTGATCAGTTCAAAAAGCTGCGGATTGATTCCCATCATCGGATTGCTGAACTCGTGGTCTCTATCCGCGCCAATTGGCAAGCTTAGCTCCCACATGAAATCAGTTGCACAAAGTGGTATTACCTTATCATTGGCCATCCTCAATTCTGAATCAGTCCTCTTGGTCCCGCCAAAAAATGGATGATGCAATATCAACCCTTTTATCTCCAGAGGCTTTAGATCATCAACACATGCAGCTGCACGTAATCCTCCATGGTAGGCAATGTTACCACCTGCACTAGTGCCCATGAGAAAACACTTTGATAGATCAGCATACTTTTCCAACCATTCGTCGTTGGAATCTTTAATCGTGTGCAATGCTTCCAGGCAATCAGTGTAGGCTGCCGGAAGTCGGTGCTCTGGAGCAAGGCGGTAGTCAACTGATATGATCACTGCTGGGATTTCAATCGCGAGTTCAGTGTGCAAATCGTCAAACAGAGGTGTGGATACGTTACCTCTAATGAATCCTCCACCATGAAAGTAAAGTATCAGAGGCAATTTTGTGTCCGGAGAGGAGTCAAATGCTTCCCGGGGTACAAATATGCGCGCCCAAGTCCTGTTGGATTCGTTTATAGTTACGTCTTTTGAAAAGTGAAAGGGGTTTCTAGGATCAGATGAGGCAGGGATTGCTGGTCCGGGAAGAGGCGTGATCGTGCCATCAGGATAGCGGATGATACCAAGGAAGCCATAAAGATCAATATTAGGATCGACTGGTGATATATCAGACATTCTTCTGACTAGTTCTAGTTAACTGTATGGCCGTGTTTCAAACAATCGTGAAGTTTGTAAGTACTCAATTAAACACTTTGTGGATGTTTGATAGGAATAAACTACCATAAGTCTTTTGGCCAGAAGCAGCATCAAAGCATGCAGCTTAATAACTTAGCCGCTATTTAGGAAGTAGGATGTCAACTGTTATCTTTGAAACGGAAGCTCAATTTTTGTGGTCTTTCGAGTGGAAGAGTCAACACTTACCAACATGCTATCCTAAGCATATATGCCAGGTTTGGGATGTGGAGAATATCGTCTTCAATCAGATCATCTTTCTTTGTTTGTCGCAATTTTGGATTTGCACATTTTCTTTACAGTGACATTAGCATACCAAGATGAAACACAAGACGCACAAAATTTTGTCACAGAAGATGGCTTTATGAGATGGAGGTGCATGATTGAACCATCAAGGAGCGGACAAAGCTAGAAGAACAATGGGATCAAATCTAATTCAGTTTAAAGAAGGATGGTCGACCTTTACAGAAAAGAATGCAAAACTAGAGATAATAACAAtttgggcaaattacactttaccccctgTAGTTTAGTATTTTTTACATAACTTCCTATGATTTTAAGAGATATACATAACCCTctcatagtttggattaaagtgttaaagggatggaaatgattattcataacggagtcacctaaaatgttacaaatacccttatgtaaagttgaaaattatttattaaccaaagagggttatgtgtatattttgaaaaccataagggggttatatgataaaacattaaattataaaggggttatatggtaaaacataaaatcatacGGGATTAGTGTGTCATATATTTATGATAGTAACTTCGACATTTTAAAAGTTCTGTTATGAATGATTAtttcgtcactttgacactttaatccaaatcatgagggggttatatataacttttaaaaCGATAGGAGGGTTATGTAGAAAAAATACTAAATTAcagggggtaaagtgtaatttgccctaacaatttactaaacttgCAATTGGTTTTGTAAAGGACTATTGCTTGCAATTGGTGTTCTTACTGAAATTAcgaaaatattttcattttgttttaacAAAAGAACAAATTCATCATTGACAATACAGCAAAAAGTGTCAAAACAGTCATTTTAGGCCCAAAAAAAGGTGTATAATTTCCAGAAACCATGAGAGAATTGTTTGAAATTGTCAATTATCACTCACAACTGTATTTTCTAATAGTAAAGAAATTAGTCACTTCAAAAGTTGTAATTGGTGTTCGTACTCATACTAAACAAATTGTAGATCATTAGTCCAATGTGTCGAATTtactttcaaaaaaaataactaTGCATTCAATTTTATGTAAAtgcttttagggttttttttttaataagaggtttcaaattcaaaatctCTCACTTACAATTCCTACTCCTATACCATCCAATCTATCCTCTCCACCCTCCCTCCATTTTTATAGTATTTGATAACTAATTTCTTGTAACTTAAGGAGTCCAATTTTTTGTAACTTAACAGTACTTTTGTTAAAAGTATCTGTGTTGAAAATGCTTCTTTATAAGCTATTACAACCCCAAACGGGGCCTTAATGAGTGCCATTGGTGCTTGTTAGCTAAATCAAAATCTAAAGTTAAAAGATAGCGGAACACCAGAGAGTTAAAAAATTATGTTGTAAAGTCAAAAGAATGAgtaaatattatatacactattagtatatacactatcatggTTAGATGGATGATACAtaagcaaattttgaatttcaaattcaaattttgcacatgTGTCATATATTTAATGGTAATAGTATATACAATaacagtatatataagattaatccaaaaaggaattttgaaaaatctccgTAACTTCTATCAAAGAGTTTCCACCGtctctctttcttcctttctataTTAGAAATTGATTGGTCTTGATAATTTTCGCTTCCCTTACAACTCTCACTAGATTCTCATAAGTCAATAAAATGCAACTTGGTGTTTTTGTGCCACAATCATACCTTTCTTCATATTTTGTTTGGATTCAACATTATTCAggaaaaaatttagaaattctCCAAACAcgttttcattatatttttattttttcaatcacGAGTTATCTCATATAAATCacattgaaaaaaaatgttatagcaaaaaaatctcaaataataGATTACATGTGTTCAAAAATTAGTCATTGGTATTTTGATCATGCAAAATATAACTGTATTttaatcatcaataaattaattGTCGTCAGATATTTAGAATTAACGGAGACAAAATGTTAATAGGGACCAAGTTCGAAGGCTCGGGGGAGAGGGGTCAAAGCGTAATTAGCCCTTAAATTTATGATCTCATAATGGTAATTAGGCTCGTGTGCTGTTACATAGATCAAATATGTTAGGATATATTTTACAAATTAAGCTTGTAAATTCAAATACTACGACTTCTGAGCACTCGTTTTGGTATTTCCTGATTCAAAGGAAATTTAGACCTCATAAGTGTAATCCCTTTTTTACCTTGATTCAAAGGATATTTAAGAGGCACTGTAAGCATAAAGTATTTCACCAAAAAAGGCACTATGAATAGACAATGTGACTATGGAAGCTATGAATAGAGCAGGAGGAATGGCTTTACTTTGGACTAAGGATACACAAATTGTAGAGGTGGCCACTACTGCTTTTACTATAGAAGCTAAGATTGAAGGTAATGAATCTCAGGCGGCATGGTGGTTCATTGGAGTGTATGCTAGTTGTGATCAAATGATCAGGAAGGAACAATGGAGGGTGCTAACTGATAGAAATAGGTTGTGGGGATCTAGATACCTGATCATTGGAGATTTTAATGACAttttgtccaatgaagaaaagtaGGGGGTGTGTTTAGGGAGGAGAGAAGTTTTAGGGACTTAAGACATTTCATTGAGCTGAACAGACTAGTTGatattggttttgaaggctaCCCTTGGACATGGAGCAATCACTGGGACAATGAAGGGGAAATTCGTCAAAGACTAGATAGATGTTTGGGTAGTATGGATTGGTTTCAAGATTTTGAGAGTGCTAAGTGTCACCATATTGAGATTCTAGCTTCTGACCACTCGATGCTTTTATTAGACACCAATCCAGGgatagaaaggaaaaaaaagaggtttTACTTTGACAAGAGATGGCTCCAAAAAGAGAGGATTCAGCAAGTGGTGGAACAAGCCTGGAATAGGGAGGAACAGGGATCAAAATTGTTCAAAGTGACTAGAAAGATTAGGAATTGCAGAATTGAACTCTTGAAGTGGAGAAATAATGTCCAAGCTAACTCTAAGAGTAAAATTGAAGGCCTTAAGCAGGATCTTGAGAAGACTAGAAATGCTGGATTAGCTAACAAAAAAGAGGAACTTCAGGATCTCAAAAGACAGTTGGCTAATGCTTACAAGAAGGAAGAAGCTTTCTGGAGCTAGAAGTCAAGAATCAGCTGGCTGAGGGAAGGGGATAAAAACACTAGATATTTTCACTCTTTTGTCAAGGGGAGGAGAGTGAGTAATAGGTTGAACAGGTTACAAAGAGAGGATGGATCTTGGACTGCTAAAGAAGATGAGGTAGTGACTGAACTTTCTAA
Coding sequences within it:
- the LOC113707086 gene encoding carboxylesterase 1-like, translated to MSDISPVDPNIDLYGFLGIIRYPDGTITPLPGPAIPASSDPRNPFHFSKDVTINESNRTWARIFVPREAFDSSPDTKLPLILYFHGGGFIRGNVSTPLFDDLHTELAIEIPAVIISVDYRLAPEHRLPAAYTDCLEALHTIKDSNDEWLEKYADLSKCFLMGTSAGGNIAYHGGLRAAACVDDLKPLEIKGLILHHPFFGGTKRTDSELRMANDKVIPLCATDFMWELSLPIGADRDHEFSNPMMGINPQLFELIKALGWKILVIGCAGDPLIDRQIELVKKLEENGASVKGKFDEGGYHGYGYVNPTAKAITMVVKGFVLSSITC